In Cutaneotrichosporon cavernicola HIS019 DNA, chromosome: 1, one DNA window encodes the following:
- the COX16 gene encoding uncharacterized protein (Cytochrome c oxidase assembly protein COX16), translating into MAVFSSKSRSHNPLLSAVRRRPFAFFGLPFLSLVVISSFALKTFTSTRYELNDQKVSAVSKEDELGMNKDRKKVDLREEYYRLQGLGDDADLSGSTTPSQLAATDAAPTKTEAALAERKKKKKKNFFDTTSQDDYEPVRVPRPAGMPEWGAMPSGEDAPVKGARPEDRWV; encoded by the exons ATGGCCGTGTtctcgtcaaagtcgcgGAGCCATAACCCGCTACTATCGGCTGTGCGGCGCCGGCCGTTTGCCTTTTTCGGactccccttcctctcccttgTCGTCATTAGCTCATTCGCGCTCAAGACCTTTACTAGCACGCGGTACGAGCTCAATGATCAGAAGGTGTCGGCTGTTagcaaggaggacgagttgggTATGAACAAGGACCGGAAGAAGGTTGATCTCCGCGAGGAGTACTAT CGCCTCCAaggcctcggcgatgacGCAGACCTCTCAGGATCGACCACGCCAtcgcagctcgcggccaCCGACGCAGCGCCGACGAAGACAGAAGCGGCGCTTGCCGAGCGCAaaaagaagaagaagaagaactTCTTCGACACGACAAGCCAGGACGACTACGAGCCTGTCCGTGTACCCCGTCCCGCCGGCATGCCGGAGTGGGGTGCCATGCCGTCGGGTGAGGACGCGCCTGTCAAGGGTGCACGGCCGGAGGACCGATGGGtgtga
- the CRIPT gene encoding uncharacterized protein (regulation of postsynaptic density protein 95 clustering) encodes MVCKKCEKKTSAVATSDPFKAGSGAIRKLGENKLLSARAKAAPYAKPGANKSTVNTFGNKCIDCKRSVAQNMATRCQKCAYKKGLCAICGNIVLDTSRYKQSVK; translated from the exons ATGGTCTGCAAGAAATGCGAGAAG AAAACGAGCGCGGTCGCGACGTCGGATCCGTTCAAGGCAGGGTCTGGGGCGATCCGCAAGCTTGGCGAGAACAAGCTGTTGAGTGCCCGGGCTAAGGCTGCGCCATATGCCAAGCCTGGAGCGAATAAGAGCACGGTCAACACGTTCGGGAACAAGTGTATCGACTGCAAA CGATCAGTCGCACAGAACATGGCGACGCGGTGCCAGAAGTGCGCGTACAAGAAGGGGCTGTGCGCGATCTGCGGCAACATTGTGCTCGACACGAGTC ggtACAAGCAGAGCGTCAAGTAG
- a CDS encoding uncharacterized protein (Peptidase family M48), which yields MPPPPLRWGWQRRALLSPLLYQRPISLTLSLRTIHTRPSLPPTSPRAPLHPPLRRHLVPSTLTGARTLRASPQRCDIIFLSMPALKSTLLGVTRFSLLALPFVWRYKLWRKYKRTSWLLIQIPIFAFCIVVALGLDQSPRTGRWRLLLMSENEELAWSYRKHKEVLAHDGPLVLSSDDPRSQQVVRVATRLVTALEEQNDNVVSGAAWPPREDIMDAIYDHEDRMSRRRPRLIEVEPSAVAHSNFVPFRPLSSNPLKGDNIKASDWDIYIIDLPQLNAFALPSKEIFVYTGLLDVLPPNDDSMVAAVLSHEIAHVAERHSVENLGFLNLAAVVFDVLRGISFAFTISFPVVTDGAGMFLNWLNDVVAERAYSRKIEEEADSVGLEIMARAGYHPRAMLDLWELMAAVEADAEAMGYGRSIETRFQLLRTHPTSEARQEAIASQLPKAMGLWQAARAPQRATIEKIIAEQKARNAAPHHLASDEVLIGAVVAKIQPRVEFVVAPELPEPEPEPELEPEREV from the exons AtgcctccgccgccgctccgcTGGGGCTGGCAGCGGCGAGCACTCCTCTCGCCATTGCTTTATCAGCGCCCGATATCGCTCACACTCTCGCTCCGTACTATCCACACACGGCCGTCATTGCCGCCGACCAGCCCGCGCGCGCCACTCCATCCAcccctccgccgccacctcgtcccATCGACCCTCACCGGGGCGCGCACCCTTCGCGCGTCCCCACAACGCTGCGACATCATCTTCCTCTCGATGCCCGCGCTCAAGTCTACGTTACTCGGCGTGACGCgcttctccctcctcgccctccccttcGTGTGGCGATACAA GTTGTGGCGCAAGTACAAGCGAACGTCGTGGCTCCTCATCCAGATTCCA atcTTCGCGTTCTgcatcgtcgtcgcgctcgggcTGGACCAGTCACCGCGGACCgggcgctggcggctgCTCCTCATGTCCGAGAATGAGGAGTTGGCGTGGAGCTACAGGAAGCATAAGGAGGTGTTGGCACACGATGGCCCGCTAGTTCTCTCCTCTGACGACCCTCGGAGCCAGCAGGTcgtgcgcgtcgccacCCGCCTTGTGACTGCGCTCGAGGAACAAAACGATAATGTCGTTAGCGGCGCGGcctggccgccgcgagaGGACATTATGGACGCGATCTACGACCACGAAGACCGGAtgagccgccgccgcccccgTCTTATTGAGGTCGAGCCGAGTGCCGTCGCGCACAGTAACTTTGTGCCGTTCCGCCCGCTGTCTAGCAACCCGCTCAAGGGCGATAACATCAAGGCGTCAGACTGGGACATCTACATCATCGACCTG CCGCAGCTCAACGCATTCGCGCTACCCAGCAAGGAGATCTTCGTGTACACGGGCCTCCTGGACGTCCTCCCGCCGAATGACGACTCGATGGTCGCCGCAGTCCTCTCGCACGAGATCGCGCACGTCGCTGAACGACACAGTGTGGAGAACCTCGGC tTCCTCAATCTCGCAGCCGTCGTCTTTGACGTCCTCCGCGGCATTTCGTTCGCGTTCACCATCTCATTCCCAGTTGTGACCGACGGCGCAGGCATGTTCCTCAACTGGCTGAACGACGTGGTGGCGGAACGCGCATACTCGCGCAAAAttgaggaggaagccgaCAGCGTCGGGCTCGAGATcatggcgagggcgggatACCATCCGCGCGCGATGCTCGACTTGTGGGAGCTCATGGCGGCTGttgaggccgacgccgaggcgatGGGCTATGGCCGCTCGATCGAGACTCGCTTCCAGCTGCTCCGCACACATCCCACCTCAGAGGCCCGGCAGGAGGCGATCGCGAGCCAACTACCTAAGGCCATGGGGCTGTggcaggcggcgcgggcgccgCAGCGCGCCACGATCGAGAAGATCATCGCGGAGCAGAAGGCCAGGAACGCGGCACCACACCACCTCGCGTCCGACGAGGTTCTCAtcggcgcggtcgtcgCCAAAATTCAGCCACGGGTCGAGTTTGTCGTCGCGCCAGAGCTGCCGGAGCCGGAACCCGAACCTGAACTCGAACCCGAACGCGAGGTGTAA
- the DCK1 gene encoding uncharacterized protein (Dock homology region 2), whose product MALFIAGPSASAGSSRARLGYWEPLPHIYSGLVIHPYAPSQSPPTSPSGTVRSHRRTTSWSAASTTAPNDVFTSPRGNPHEVSLDVGDEFFAFEEYRGDENEGTWYRGYVVQGVSLPMLMPSMQTPTAYPKVEPSVLIGIFPASCVHVRPNAATESDMLAGAYERARELADDRARDMQLQMDAVREEDEDELNGDINDSGPPSPIQPNGSSSNLLRRNRRPASLILAAPREKEQPPLPTLTAGDSTVAGQQWPLVDEIACAIREWYARLPTYLANREYRLFNAVVQHIDALFLGRRQLLSQMLSGDELVRIRRECVSRLVKCNVAQGLEVIVRSLEDGNVVGIDKDRSLTSSGWMGGVMAYIYQVQLAYIDLVPLDVLFGKSTVPRPRAVKTPIAFALEAQKEQETSSSPSGYHCLLDFRAFIASPCAPGETAELFFSLYSKTQGRFLTEEFCLILNHNGTPARDADRRLGKLRTLFADLRADDVTAGTYLVCRIVRNGSMKMSTEATSVTPEITERKWHQNKRNSVAFINDASKWRSSISISDHATDDSGSMVSGYEPKRTRTIDTTQSYGTGLTGRTSLRRPLGCAVLELPAMSRLTVEGNGDDYAMPIYVARDEANFATLHSDIILNNERSYERSPRAENMAFGLKLFHGPIDQVVREHPSLLLETPQTQRLGFPDVVAPGTVRNDLYIKLWTASFSTMFPAGGTLRVRKTVAPIPASTQVSLEVRRADGSLVTDSLFMGGSGEPPMAQYNSIVYYHNDQPTFGELVKIALPQGSGDCHLFLSFRRRTRERESNPEAGERPFAFAYLPLFSHNASIKDGKHELILYHMEKASMQPTPNLYFEAPSTGEPRLPLETSKYVSALRDRISLWTFLCSTIHTQDDTLRSLFAWQSADAASLIRTLQMFQFVGEDEIAKFLQPVLDALFAILVGHLGERREEVDDLVFKGLIKVLAMQSDRRFPSFGPIIAAYTSKHFAFQSSAPHLLRAMKAVMGRPSSQEYRSLLKVWHSVFRFVIRSRELDRSRGSSLGPTAAQMEADFKRQTRDILGDINEIMLSDDKALIGSQTLAVQHYADVLPDLAQVFPPDEIAEMVIVFTDTLTRAQGSLAIYKLLLILQIVKTLLDFDETRAQLIPAIIRWIKPHVGLFEEELYSARGETQAAKDSRHLRWMECNRLAVSVMAWTVNKLQELLDSPIIKSDPLLKSQEEDNIEYCLTILPGLFDSYKELASDKTMELLKRHRTSPTIWKSTPDVFPASHPFALVSDLPPPALLGHGDSIPPAGTFACGLAEVAVVIFTMVITAPRANIVSWLVEMLDMNNIDVVKETLSTSFDVLSSVIKFDAFPRQWLTLSGLAFTATVRYLEAVIQFLARGDFIPPIEEMDRFDVDLWTQLIELVCDFCASDELALEEQGLQHRRAAWIIAGDLRDDGAALLHKLWNAIGWQPINGRGTHSSYGGYQTRLTGLAERILTLCLTSHEKLCEAAVDILFSMIYAEYVLAGKFNTIQTEIFQKLETLFTQKTITASESATRAYFVSRLRSVFEETPEIDSNFRSHVGSFLDQVELFIDLLMAVRDLPETPQWKEERVAATYRLMEFFSKVGRDDLYIRFVHHLVAINIQAEDWFGAALALKLHANLYEWRVNGPLFDQFRQGNIRLAAQTQFERKEALLYHVLDYLAEAEAYEQAVEICQEIVQQHRLKTFDVQHISELLQHEAKLWEQIGTSTRPKPEYFRVAYFGNFTSLDLDKEFIVRGAPWQRYVDFCEALQTKHPDAQVHRSKIPPSEMVRYGTESVIWVTSVTPLPDLNKPVFRKGINPSVQAYYKSNAVNKFETLRPYVVDPEETEAVLQWIEKTTITTANDLPALESRAEVVHIHHDHISPVDSANVIVSKADRDLRRLISQQPADVKLLGNALNGAVDSRVNGGITLYKKHFLDPAYAEKYPSEANNTQRLRQAILDYARTIQRGLVSLHSVNKDIAFYEALRQLYNKVYADEILLLPPLPEADDLDALSPRPSTRSKEPSPIILQEERVASPASDAPSPESTDAYALPSLRVGPSRGHTRLEGFGEHRPSLSSVSIGGSTSISSHARGSSTASAEAPKGGILLNPTSLGRGASMRQNGHARPSEGEPLTAKQSTFQRSFSAASNHTERRPSEGKERSDHGPLWTMAGPPPAPSSGAAGTSTRSNTANSTSSAITESSRESRPQGLRRFGSLLRGR is encoded by the exons ATGGCCCTGTTCATCGCAGGCCCAAGCGCCAGCGCGGGTTCATCACG AGCACGATTGGGATACTGGGAGCCACTCCCCCACATATACTCCGGCCTGGTCATCCATCCCTATGCCCCTTCCCAGTCACCtccgacctcgccatcggGTACCGTACGATCACATCGGCGCACTACTTCCTGGTCTGCTGCGTCGACCACTGCGCCCAACGACGTCTTCACCTCGCCCCGCGGTAACCCCCACGAGGTGTCCCTCGATGTCGGCGATGAGTTCTTTGCTTTTGAAGAGTaccgcggcgacgagaacgagggCACATGGTACCGAGG ATATGTCGTCCAGGGCGTGAGCCTACCCATGCTCATGCCATCGATGCAGACGCCAACTGCGTACCCTAAGGTCGAGCCGTCTGTCTTGATTGGTATCTTCCCCGCGTCATGTGTCCACGTCCGGCCCAATGCCGCCACCGAGAGCGACATGCTCGCCGGTGCTTATGAGCGTGCACGCGAGCTTGCGGATGACCGAGCACGCGATATGCAGCTACAGATGGACGCtgtgcgcgaggaggacgaggacgagcttAACGGCGACATCAACGACTCTGGCCCACCGTCACCTATCCAGCCTAACGGCTCGTCTTCAAACCTGTTGCGGCGCAACCGGCGCCCAGCATCGCTCATACTCGCAGCGCCGAGAGAAAAAGAGCAGCCCCCATTACCGACGCTGACGGCCGGTGATTCGACCGTCGCAGGACAACAGTGGCCACTTGTTGACGAGATTGCCTGTGCAATCCGGGAGTGGTATGCC CGTCTGCCCACCTACCTTGCGAACCGCGAGTACCGCCTGTTCAACGCCGTAGTGCAGCACATCGACGCTCTGTTCCTTGGCCGCCGGCAGCTGCTGTCCCAGATGCTGAGTGGTGACGAATTAGTGCGCATCAGGCGGGAATGCGTGTCGCGCCTCGTCAAATGCAACGTCGCACAAGGCCTCGAGGTGATCGTCCGCAGCTTGGAGGACGgcaacgtcgtcggcatcgaCAAAGACCGCTCCCTTACGAGCTCGGGATGGATGGGCGGCGTAATGGCCTACATCTACCAGGTACAG CTGGCATACATTGACCTCGTACCGCTGGATGTGTTGTTTGGCAAGTCGACTGTACCGCGCCCAAGAGCCGTCAAGACGCCGATCGCGTTCGCCCTGGAGGCACAAAAAGAGCAGGagacgtcgtcgtcgccaagcgGGTACCACTGTCTGCTCGACTTCCGCGCATTCATCGCGAGCCCCTGTGCGCCAGGCGAGACGGCTGAGCTGTTCTTCTCGCTCTACAGCAAGACGCAGGGCCGATTCTTGACGGAGGAATTCtgcctcatcctcaaccaCAACGGCACGCCTGCGCGTGACGCGGACAGGCGCCTGGGTAAGTTGCGCACGCTCTTCGCGGAcctgcgcgccgacgacgtgaCGGCTGGTACTTATCTCGTGTGTCGCATTGTGCGCAATGGCAGCATGAAGATGAGCACCGAGGCGACGTCCGTGACGCCCGAAATCACCGAGCGGAAGTGGCACCAGAACAAGCGCAACAGCGTCGCGTTTATCAACGACGCCAGCAAATGGCGCAGTTCTATATCAATCTCAGATCACGCCACCGACGACTCGGGGTCCATGGTGTCGGGATACGAGCCGAAGAGAACGCGCACGATCGACACCACGCAATCGTACGGGACAGGACTCACCGGACGCACATCTCTGCGACGCCCGCTGGGATGCGCAGTGCTCGAGCTGCCTGCGATGAGTCGGTTGACTGTCGAGGGCAATGGCGACGACTACGCCATGCCAATCTATgtggcgcgcgacgaggccaacTTTGCTACCCTGCACTCGGACATCATCCTCAACAACGAACGGTCGTACGAGCGGTCACCGCGTGCGGAAAACATGGCGTTCGGCCTCAAGCTCTTCCACGGACCCATCGATCAAGTTGTCCGCGAGCAcccatccctcctcctcgagacgcCGCAGACCCAGCGCCTTGGGTTCCCTGACGTCGTTGCCCCCGGCACAGTGCGCAACGACCTGTACATCAAGTTGTGGACTGCGTCGTTCTCGACCATGTTCCCTGCGGGTGGCACGTTACGCGTGCGCAAGACCGTCGCCCCAATTCCAGCCAGCACGCAGGTCTCACTCGAGGTGCGGCGCGCAGACGGCTCGCTCGTCACCGACTCGCTCTTCATGGGCGGCTCAGGCGAACCACCAATGGCGCAGTACAACTCGATCGTGTACTACCACAACGACCAGCCGACTtttggcgagctcgtcaagatCGCTCTTCCTCAAGGGTCGGGCGACTGTCACCTGTTCCTGTCGTTCCGGCGGCGAACTCGCGAACGCGAGAGCAACCCCGAGGCCGGAGAACGCCCATTCGCTTTCGCTTACCTCCCCCTGTTCTCGCACAACGCGTCgatcaaggacggcaagcaCGAGCTGATCCTATACCACATGGAGAAAGCGTCGATGCAGCCGACTCCGAACCTTTATTTCGAGGCGCCCTCGACCGGCGAGCCGCGTCTTCCCCTGGAGACGTCCAAGTACGTTTCGGCTCTGCGCGACCGCATCTCGCTGTGGACGTTCCTTTGCTCGACGATCCACACCCAGGACGACACTTTACGTTCGCTGTTCGCATGGCAAAGCGCCGACGCTGCGTCCCTCATCCGCACATTGCAAATGTTTCAGTTCGTcggtgaggacgagattGCCAAGTTCCTGCAACCTGTCCTCGATGCGCTGTTTGCCATCCTCGTTGGGCATCTTGGCGAGAGgcgtgaggaggtcgatgacCTCGTCTTCAAGGGCCTCATCAAGGTGCTTGCCATGCAGTCGGATAGGCGCTTCCCGTCGTTTGGCCCGATCATTGCCGCGTACACGTCCAAGCACTTCGCGTTCCAGTCGTCTGCGCCGCACCTCTTGCGTGCAATGAAGGCGGTCATGGGCCGCCCTTCCTCACAAGAGTATCGTTCCTTGTTAAAGGTCTGGCACAGCGTGTTCCGCTTCGTTATACgctcgcgcgagctggaCAGGTCCCGAGGCTCGTCGCTCGGGCCTACGGCTGCGCAGATGGAAGCAGATTTCAAGCGCCAGACCCGTGacatcctcggcgacatCAACGAAATCATGCTTTCTGACGACAAGGCGCTCATCGGGTCCCAGACACTCGCCGTGCAGCACTATGCCGATGTCCTGCCGGATTTGGCGCAGGTATTCCCACCTGACGAGATTGCGGAGATGGTAATCGTGTTCACAGACACCCTCACTCGGGCACAGGGCAGCCTCGCCATCTACAAGCTGCTTCTGATCCTGCAGATTGTCAAGACACTGCTTGACTTTGATgagacgcgcgcgcagctcaTTCCCGCCATCATTCGCTGGATAAAGCCGCACGTCGGCTTgttcgaggaggagctgtACTCTGCTCGTGGCGAGACTCAGGCAGCCAAGGACAGCCGCCACCTGCGTTGGATGGAGTGCAACCGACTCGCCGTCTCGGTCATGGCATGGACAGTCAACAAGCTGcaggagctcctcgactcgcCCATCATCAAGTCGGACCCCTTACTCAAGTCGCAGGAGGAAGACAACATCGAGTACTGCCTGACGATTCTGCCAGGGCTGTTCGACTCATACAAGGAGCTGGCAAGTGACAAGACAATGGAACTGCTCAAGCGCCACCGCACGTCACCTACCATCTGGAAGTCAACGCCGGACGTGTTCCCTGCCTCGCACCCCTTCGCTTTAGTCTCCGACTTGCCCCCGCCCGCGCTGCTTGGTCATGGCGATAGCATTCCGCCCGCTGGCACGTTCGCTTGtggcctcgccgaggtcgccgtcgtcatctTCACCATGGTAATCACGGCACCACGCGCCAACATCGTTAGCTGGCTCGTCGAGATGCTCGACATGAACAACATCGACGTGGTCAAGGAGACACTCTCGACTTCGTTTGACGTCCTGTCGTCGGTGATCAAGTTTGATGCGTTCCCTCGCCAGTGGCTCACACTTTCTGGTCTTGCCTTCACTGCGACTGTGCGCTATCTCGAGGCCGTGATCCAGTTCCTTGCGAGGGGCGACTTCATCCCGCCGATTGAGGAGATGGACCGTTTTGATGTGGATCTCTGGACGCAGTTAATTGAGCTCGTGTGCGACTTCTGTGCcagcgacgagctcgcgcttgaggaGCAGGGTCTGCAGCAccggcgcgcggcgtggaTAATCGCGGGTGACCTTCGTGAtgacggcgcggcgctcTTGCACAAGTTGTGGAACGCCATTGGCTGGCAGCCCATCAACGGTCGCGGCACACACAGCAGCTACGGCGGTTACCAGACGCGCCTCACTGGTCTAGCCGAGCGTATCCTCACTCTCTGTCTCACGTCGCACGAAAAGTTGTGCGAAGCGGCCGTGGACATCCTGTTCTCGATGATCTACGCCGAATATGTCCTTGCGGGCAAGTTCAACACGATCCAGACCGAGATCTTCCAGAAGCTCGAGACATTATTCACACAAAAGACCATCACCGCCAGCGAGTCTGCCACACGTGCGTACTTCGTGTCGCGTCTGCGATCTGTGTTCGAGGAGACGCCCGAGATCGACTCCAACTTCCGTTCGCACGTGGGTTCGTTCCTTGACCAGGTCGAGTTATtcatcgacctcctcatGGCCGTGCGCGACCTTCCGGAGACGCCGCAGTGGAAAGAGGAACGTGTAGCGGCCACTTACCGCCTCATGGAGTTCTTCTCCAAGGTTGGCCGCGATGACTTGTACATCCGCTTCGTGCACCATCTTGTGGCGATCAACatccaggccgaggactGGTTTGGCGCCGCGCTTGCTCTCAAGCTTCACGCCAACCTGTACGAGTGGCGTGTTAACGGCCCACTCTTTGACCAGTTCCGTCAGGGCAATATccggctggcggcgcaAACGCAGTTCGAGCGCAAGGAAGCACTGCTTTATCACGTCCTCGACTACCTCgcggaggccgaggcgtaTGAGCAGGCCGTGGAGATCTGCCAGGAGATCGTACAGCAGCATCGCCTCAAGACATTTGACGTGCAGCACATCTCCGAGCTGCTCCAGcacgaggccaagctgtGGGAACAGATCGGCACATCGACTCGCCCGAAACCTGAGTACTTCCGCGTCGCATACTTTGGCAACTTCACCTCGCTCGACCTGGATAAGGAGTTTATCGTGCGGGGCGCACCGTGGCAGAGATACGTCGACTTCTGCGAGGCGTTGCAGACCAAACACCCGGACGCGCAGGTCCACCGCTCCAAGATACCGCCCTCGGAGATGGTACGCTACGGCACCGAGTCTGTAATCTGGGTCACCAGCGTCACGCCGTTGCCCGATCTCAACAAGCCCGTGTTCCGCAAGGGCATCAACCCGTCGGTACAGGCGTACTACAAGTCGAATGCGGTCAACAAGTTCGAGACGCTGCGCCCGTACGTTGTCGACcccgaggagacggaggcTGTCCTTCAATGGAtcgagaagacgacgaTCACGACTGCAAACGACCTGCCCGCGCTCGAAagccgcgccgaggtcgtaCACATCCACCACGACCACATCTCACCCGTCGATTCGGCAAATGTCATTGTTAGCAAGGCCGACCGCGACCTACGCCGGCTCATCAGCCAGCAGCCTGCAGA TGTTAAGCTCCTTGGCAACGCTCTCAACGGCGCTGTCGACTCGCGCGTCAACGGCGGTATTACGCTGTACAAGAAG CACTTCCTCGACCCCGCGTACGCTGAAAAATACCCCTCCGAGGCCAACAACACGCAGCGCCTGCGCCAGGCGATACTCGACTATGCGCGCACGATTCAGCGCGGCCTCGTCAGCCTGCACTCTGTCAACAAAGATATTGCGTTCTACGAAGCTCTTAGACAAC TCTACAACAAGGTTTATGCCGACGAGATACTTCTTCTCCCACCCCTACCAGAGGCCGACGACCTAGACGCGCTCTCCCCACGCCCGTCGACGCGGTCAAAAGAGCCGTCGCCGATCATCCTGCAAGAGGAGCGGGTCGCGTCGCCCGCATCTGACGCCCCGTCACCCGAGTCAACGGACGCATACGCCCTCCCGTCGCTCCGCGTCGGGCCGTCCCGTGGCCACACCCGCCTCGAGGGATTTGGAGAGCACCGCCCAAGTTTGAGCAGCGTGAGCATCGGTGGCAGTACCAGCATCAGCAGCCACGCACGTGGCTCGAGCacggcgagcgccgaggcccCCAAGGGTGGTATCCTGCTCAACCCGACCAGCTTAGGGCGCGGCGCCTCGATGAGACAGAATGGGCACGCGCGGCCaagcgagggcgagccTCTCACGGCGAAACAGTCAACGTTCCAGCGCTCCTTCAGTGCCGCCAGCAATCACACGGAGAGGCGACCAAgtgagggcaaggagcgcAGCGACCATGGCCCCCTGTGGACCATGGCAGGTCCGCCACCAGCACCGTCCTCAGGCGCCGCAGGGACAAGCACACGATCAAACACGGCCAACAGCACATCGTCAGCGATTACGGAGAGCTCGCGAGAGAGCCGGCCACAAGGCCTGCGGAGATTCGGTTCCCTGCTCCGCGGCCGTTAA
- the ARP2 gene encoding uncharacterized protein (Actin): MASDPSVPIVVDNGTGFVKCGWAGSNFPEYVFPSVVGRPILRAEERLGSSQLKDLMIGDEAAENRSFLQMSHPMEHGIVKNWGDMEHLWDYTFYEKLKVDTRGRKVLLTEPPMNPKANRQKMAEVMFERYQFGGVYVAIQAVLTLYAQGLQTGVVVDSGDGVTHIVPVYDGFSLPHLTRRLDVAGRDVTRYLIKLLLMRGYAFERTADFETVRGIKEKLCFMSYDLELDKKLADETTVLVENYTLPDGRVIKVGSERYEAPECMFQPHLVDVEQPGVAELLFQTIQQAALDTRAELYKHIVLSGGSSMYPGFPSRLEKEMKQLYLTRVLNNDASRLKNFKIRIEDPPRRKHMVFLGGAVLADIMKSQEAFWVTKQEWEEEGVRALDKLGRGD, from the exons ATGGCATCCGACCCGTCAGTGcccatcgtcgtcgataACGGTACCGGC TTCGTCAAGTGCGGCTGGGCTGGGAGCAACTTTCCTGAGTATG TCTTCCCGTCTGTCGTCGGACGACCGATCCTACGTgcggaggagcgcctcggcagctCGCAGCTGAAGGACCTGATgatcggcgacgaggcggcggagaaCCGCTCGTTCCTACAGATGAGCCATCCCATGGAGCACGGTATCGTCAAGAACTGGGGCGACATGGAGCACCTCTGGGACTACACGTTCTACGAGAAGCTCAAAGTCGACACGCGCGGACGCAaggtcctcctcaccgagCCGCCCATGAACCCCAAGGCCAACCGCCAGAAGATGGCCGAGGTCATGTTTGAGCGGTACCAGTTTGGCGGGGTCTATGTTGCGATCCAGGCGGTGCTCACGCTGTATGCGCAGG gtcTCCAGACCGGTGTCGTCGTTGACTCTGGAGACGGCGTGACCCACATCGTGCCCGTGTACGACGGCTTCTCTCTTCCCCATCTCACCCGCcgtctcgacgtcgccggcCGCGACGTCACACGCTACCTGATCAAGCTTCTCCTCATGCGCGGGTACGCGTTTGAGCGCACGGCCGACTTTGAGACGGTGCGCGGGATTAAGGAGAAGCTGTGCTTCATGTCGTacgaccttgagctcgacaagAAGCTGGCAGACGAGACGACGGTGCTAGTCGAGAACTACACGCTGCCAGATGGGCGTGTGATCAAGGTCGGCTCGGAGCGTTACGAGGCCCCCGAATGCATGTTCCAgccgcacctcgtcgatgtTGAGCAGCCAGGTgtggccgagctcctctTCCAGACGATTCAGCAGGCTGCCCTCGACACCCGTGCTGAGCTGTACAAGCACATTGTCCTTTCCGGCGGCTCGAGCATGTACCCTGGCTTCCCGTCGCGcctggagaaggagatgaaGCAGCTGTACCTCACGCGCGTGCTCAAcaacgacgcgtcgcggtTGAAGAACTTCAAGATCCGCATCGAGGACCCACCCCGTCGGAAACACATGGTCTTCCTGGGCGGCGCTGTGCTCGCCGACATTATGAAGAGCCAGGAGGCGTTCTGGGTCACAAAGcaggagtgggaggaggagggtgtgcGCGCTcttgacaagctcggccgcgGGGACTAA